The Ruania halotolerans genome contains the following window.
AGCGGGCCGCGGTGTGAGCGACCTGTATCTCTCCCCCATCCTGGCTGCCGCCCCAGGATCGACGCACGGCTACGACGTCGTGGATCACACCCGGATCAGTGACGTGCTCGGGGGCCGGGATGGCTTCGAACGACTGGTTGCCAGCGCACGGCAGCACGATCTCGGCATCATCGTCGACGTCGTGCCCAATCACATGGCGGTGCCCACCCCGGCGAGCCACAACCGCCAGCTCTGGTCGCTGCTCGAGCACGGCCCCGACTCCCCCGTGGCGAGCTGGTTCGACGTTGACTTCGCCGATGACGCCCAGGTGCTGATGCCGATCCTTGGCCAACGTGTGGGTGCGGCAATGGCCGCCGGTGAGATCACCGTGCGATATGTGGACGAACCGGAGAACCGGATCTCCCCGGACCGTCCGGTGCTGTGCTACTACGAGCACCGGTTTCCGATCCGTGCCGGTACCGAGAACCTGCCGCTGGCGGAGATGCTGCAGCGCCAGCACTATCGACTCGCCTACTGGCGGGTAGCCGATGAAGAGCTGAACTATCGGCGCTTCTTCGACGTGGGCTCGCTCGTGGCGGTCCGGGTAGAACGACCGGAGGTCTTCGAGGCGACACACGCACTGATCTTCGAACTGATGGACGCCGGCCTGGTGGACGGGCTACGCATCGATCACCCTGACGGCCTTGCTGACCCCCGGGAGTACCTGCAACGCCTCCACGAACGCACCGGGGGTGCCTGGACGGTCGCCGAGAAGATCTTGGAACCGGACGAGGGGATCCCGCAGGATTGGCTGGTGGCCGGAACCACGGGTTATGACGCGGCGTGGCGGGTGAACCAGGTCCTGGTCGACCCGGCCGGGGCGGCGCCCCTGGGGGCGTTGATGAGTGAGCTCGCCTCAGATGGCGTGGGGACGCTACCGGCGGTCGTGTCCGAGGCGAAGCGAGAGATCGCCACTGGTTCGCTGTATGCCGAGGTGCACCGGCTCGCGACCCTTCTGGCGCAGTTGTGCGATGACGACGTTCGCCTCAGGGACCACACGCTGCGAGCGATCACGGACTGCGTGACCGAGTTGGTGGTGGCGTGTGACCGGTACCGGGCCTACGTCGTCCCTGGCTCGCCACTCGCTGCGGCAGATGCCGAACTCGTCGAGAGCTGGTCCGCCGAGGCGGCACAGCACCTCGAACCGGAGCGGTTGGAGACGTTGGAGGTTGTCACCGACCTCGTCCTCGGACGCGAAGTCGGCAGCGCCGGGCGCCAGCACGAAGCGCGCCGGGACGAGGTGATCATCCGGTTCCAGCAGGTGTGCGGGGCCGTGATGGCCAAGGGGGTCGAGGACACCGCCTTCTACCGCTGGACGCATTTGACGTCATTGTGCGAGGTGGGCGGCAACCCGCACCGCTTCGCCGTCGGCCCGGATGCGCTGCACGCGTGGGCCTCACGCACGCAACTGCACCACCCGCTCACCATGACGGCCGCCAGTACCCATGATGCCAAGCGAGGCGAGGACGTGCGCGCCCGCATCGGAGTGCTCTCCGAGTTCGGAGAGACCTGGGTGGACCATGTCCATGCGCTGCGCGAGGCCACCGAACGTTCCCGACCCGGCGATCTCGACGGTCGGACCGAGAACCTGCTGTGGCAGACCCTCGCCGGCACGTGGACCGAGACGGGGCCGATCAGCGCCGAGCGATTGACCGGATATCTCGTGAAGGCGGCGCGCGAAGCCAAGCAATGGACCACGTGGACGGGCCCGGACGACGCCCGGGAGTCTGCGCTGGGCGATTTCGTGACCGATCTGCTCAGCAGCGACTCCGTCCACGAACTGATGTCGGCCTGGGTGGAGCGCACCAGGGAGCCCGTCCGTGCCGCCACGCTCGCCGCCAAGGCCGTACAGCTGACGCTACCCGGCGTGGCCGATGTGTATCAGGGCACCGAGATCACCACGGTGGCCCTGGTCGATCCGGACAACCGGCGTGCCGTGGACCATGCGCACATCTCGACGATGCTGGACCGGCTCGACGAAGGCGCCAATCCGCACGATCTCGCCACCGAGAAACTCCGCCTGACCACGGCTGTGCTGCGTCTGCGGCGCCGACGGCCGGAGGCTTTCGTCGGTTCGGGCGCCGGCTATCACCCGCTGCCCACATCGACCACGCACGCTGTGGCCTTTGCCCGCACTGACCACGATCGTGCGGTCGCGATCACGGTGGTGACGCGCCTGTCGGTGGTGCTGCGCACGATCGGGGGGTGGGGCGAGCACACCGTCGTCCTTCCCGAGGGTCAGTGGCGGGATGTGGTGACCGGCCAGGCCGTTGATGGCGGATCTGTCCCACTGGTCAGTCTGTTGTCAGAATCGCCTGTCGCCGTGCTCGAGCGCGCGGATATCAGCGATGATGAGGCACCGAACGAGCAGCCAGTCCCGTGACAGTCCGGGTGTGGGCTCCGAATGGAGAAGCCGTCGAGGTGGAGCTCGAGGCAGGCCGCGAGCCCCTCACGCGGTCCGCGGACGGCTGGTGGGACCTTGGGCGCGAACTCGAGGCCGGCACCGATTACGCCTTCGTCGTCGACGGCAACGGGCCGTTCCCTGACCCGCGCAGCCCCTGGCAACCTCACGGAGTGCACGGCCCCAGCCGCACGTTCGACTCCGCCGCTCACCGGTGGCAGGACAGTGCATGGGCTGGCCGGGACGCACGCGGAGCTTTGCTGTATGAGCTTCATGTGGGCACCTTCACCACGGAAGGCACATTCGACGCTGCGATGGAGCGGCTGGCCTACCTGCGCGACCTTGGTGTCCAGATGATCCAGCTCATGCCGGTGGCCGCCTTCCCCGGGCAGCACGGGTGGGGGTATGACGGCGTCGCGCTGTTCGCCGTCCATGACGCCTATGGTGGTCCGGCGGCGCTGCAGCGATTCGTCGATGCCGCCCACCGCCACCAGATCGCCGTCAGTCTCGACGTGGTTTACAACCACCTCGGCCCGTCCGGGAACTACCTGGGCGTCTACGGGCCGTATTTCACCGATACCCACAGCACGCCCTGGGGTGACGCGGTGAACCTGGACGGTCCTGGCAGTGGGCAGGTACGCCAGTTCATCATCGACAACGCGGTGCGATGGCTCCGCGATTTCCATCTCGACGCGTTGCGGCTCGATGCCGTACATGCGCTCATCGACGCCTCACCCAGGCACGTGCTCGCCGAGCTGGCCGACGCCGTCGCTCACCTGGCTGAGGAAGTCGGCCGACCGCTTTCCCTGATTGCGGAGTCCGATCTCAACGACGTGCGCATGGTGACGGCGACCGCAGCCGGCGGACTCGGGATGACCGCCCAGTGGGCCGATGACGTCCACCACGCCATCCACGCCTACGTCACCGGCGAGCGGCACGGCTACTACGTGGATTTCGGT
Protein-coding sequences here:
- the treY gene encoding malto-oligosyltrehalose synthase — protein: MTGRRPVSTYRLQLGAYLTFDDAADLTAALAGRGVSDLYLSPILAAAPGSTHGYDVVDHTRISDVLGGRDGFERLVASARQHDLGIIVDVVPNHMAVPTPASHNRQLWSLLEHGPDSPVASWFDVDFADDAQVLMPILGQRVGAAMAAGEITVRYVDEPENRISPDRPVLCYYEHRFPIRAGTENLPLAEMLQRQHYRLAYWRVADEELNYRRFFDVGSLVAVRVERPEVFEATHALIFELMDAGLVDGLRIDHPDGLADPREYLQRLHERTGGAWTVAEKILEPDEGIPQDWLVAGTTGYDAAWRVNQVLVDPAGAAPLGALMSELASDGVGTLPAVVSEAKREIATGSLYAEVHRLATLLAQLCDDDVRLRDHTLRAITDCVTELVVACDRYRAYVVPGSPLAAADAELVESWSAEAAQHLEPERLETLEVVTDLVLGREVGSAGRQHEARRDEVIIRFQQVCGAVMAKGVEDTAFYRWTHLTSLCEVGGNPHRFAVGPDALHAWASRTQLHHPLTMTAASTHDAKRGEDVRARIGVLSEFGETWVDHVHALREATERSRPGDLDGRTENLLWQTLAGTWTETGPISAERLTGYLVKAAREAKQWTTWTGPDDARESALGDFVTDLLSSDSVHELMSAWVERTREPVRAATLAAKAVQLTLPGVADVYQGTEITTVALVDPDNRRAVDHAHISTMLDRLDEGANPHDLATEKLRLTTAVLRLRRRRPEAFVGSGAGYHPLPTSTTHAVAFARTDHDRAVAITVVTRLSVVLRTIGGWGEHTVVLPEGQWRDVVTGQAVDGGSVPLVSLLSESPVAVLERADISDDEAPNEQPVP
- the treZ gene encoding malto-oligosyltrehalose trehalohydrolase, with translation MTVRVWAPNGEAVEVELEAGREPLTRSADGWWDLGRELEAGTDYAFVVDGNGPFPDPRSPWQPHGVHGPSRTFDSAAHRWQDSAWAGRDARGALLYELHVGTFTTEGTFDAAMERLAYLRDLGVQMIQLMPVAAFPGQHGWGYDGVALFAVHDAYGGPAALQRFVDAAHRHQIAVSLDVVYNHLGPSGNYLGVYGPYFTDTHSTPWGDAVNLDGPGSGQVRQFIIDNAVRWLRDFHLDALRLDAVHALIDASPRHVLAELADAVAHLAEEVGRPLSLIAESDLNDVRMVTATAAGGLGMTAQWADDVHHAIHAYVTGERHGYYVDFGSPGALVKALERVFVHDGGYSTFRGQDWGAPVPQDADGHRFVVFTSNHDQVGNRGRGDRPAATLSDAKVASAAALLLTGPGTPMLFMGEEWAASTPWFYFTDHAEPELAEAIRTGRAREFAEHGWEAIYGAGVEAPDPQDPGTVAASILRWDEREHGRHRALGDFYRELMRLRREVPDLSSGDRRHTRVTATPDWVRMQRGDVTVAVNVTSEPQRIPMPGANALAVLLAWEAPSERDAGGLVLPPGAAVLGQDATSAHST